The following DNA comes from Chryseobacterium gallinarum.
AAAAAGAACTGGCAGAAAAAAACCTGAAAGAAGGTAAAGAATATATGGAAGAGTATGGTAAAAGAGAAAGTGTTGTTCAATTGCCAAGTGGTTTGCAATACGAAATCATTACCGAAGGAGACGGGGCAAAACCCGGACCTAAGTCTACTGTAAAATGCCATTATCACGGGACTACCATTGCAGGAAAGGTTTTTGATAGCTCTGTAAAAAGGGGAACCCCGGCATCTTTTCCTTTGAACAGGGTGATTGCTGGTTGGACAGAAGCACTTCAGCTAATGCCGGTAGGAAGTAAATGGAGATTGATTATCCCTCCACATCTGGCTTACGGGGACCAGCAGATCAGTA
Coding sequences within:
- a CDS encoding FKBP-type peptidyl-prolyl cis-trans isomerase translates to MSKNYNMGVADMLFKRKKELAEKNLKEGKEYMEEYGKRESVVQLPSGLQYEIITEGDGAKPGPKSTVKCHYHGTTIAGKVFDSSVKRGTPASFPLNRVIAGWTEALQLMPVGSKWRLIIPPHLAYGDQQISKEIGPNSTLVFEVELLDIK